A genomic region of Megalobrama amblycephala isolate DHTTF-2021 linkage group LG6, ASM1881202v1, whole genome shotgun sequence contains the following coding sequences:
- the usp37 gene encoding ubiquitin carboxyl-terminal hydrolase 37 yields MAVAVPKLTSGGAVRIRIRCGELGTTKWREGVFEIHERDNKINLIVKFNSGGAPRMFQLNHNVKQVSWYQMQGPNRVTLTLKDSSVVMMDKLTMMVAKKMKDYLEKVRLGKPAVLKTNQGSASFGLVLGNRAAQNDSGLSPSDKQTTPRRPSLDSREDSTPRKPLGSPSRVTSTPGRNGLSENRSEKRKRLMNSDGDLTEDYPKENDSSSNNKAITDSSRKFLLSCKEKLKQSEENRASAPHTPAPLQPTSFYGSRTGSKDYTQTHSFLDRPSSTGQCPSAKRSLMLPNHSTPFKKVRPTLDYGGWNKPRPSALAQPQPPLQGFSNLGNTCYMNAILQSLFSLPSFSNDLLKQGIQWKRVPVNALLKRFAHLLAKKDVSPPEVKKDLLRRVKNAISSTAERFSGYMQNDAHEFLSQCLDQLKEDVEKINKSWKNEPSAWDEPQSARLAEEVDTSRIYTCPVTVNMEFEVQHTITCKSCGEVVTKREQFNDLSIDLPRRKKTLPMRSIQDSLDLFFRMEEIEYSCEKCSGKAATVSHKFSRLPRVLILHLKRYSYNTQLSLNSKLGQQVLIPKYLTLLSHCTEVTRPPLSLGWSAQTALSRTLKTSQSVNSSTLRKGSQKPESSGSVLCDSDSEEELVRKVARRHHSEDDRTEEVQHNEHSEFNAINDDEMLAAVLEMSRHDTSLSGCPDDEPTSSPDTGFGDADGQDLTHHLDLLDGDKQPADALESLDLTMDENKENQTPEGVQGELDWVQQYSLEQEREEQELQQALAQSLQEHEAREMREDDDLKRATELSLQEFNNSLPELLCSDDDSGNEDGLDMEYSEAEAEELKKNAETGELPNSFRLISVVSHIGSSSSSGHYISDVYDMKKQSWLTYNDLDVSRTQESTVQRDRDRSGYIFFYMHKDVFEELSELEKAGGNGEAGRTVLQPL; encoded by the exons ATGGCTGTCGCAGTGCCCAAGCTGACCAGCGGCGGCGCTGTCCGCATCCGCATCAGATGTGGCGAGCTGGGGACCACCAAATGGAGAGAGGGTGTCTTTGAAATCCACGAGAGAGACAACAAAATAAACCTGATAGTGAAGTTCAACAGCGGCGGTGCTCCGAGGATGTTTCAG CTGAATCACAATGTAAAGCAGGTATCATGGTATCAAATGCAAGGCCCAAACCGTGTGACTTTGACTCTGAAAGATTCAAGCGTTGTCATGATGGACAAACTGACCATGATGGTTGCAAAAAAAATGAAGGATTACCTTGAAAAAGTCAGGCTCGGTAAACCAGCAG TTTTAAAGACAAACCAGGGAAGTGCCAGTTTTGGATTAGTTCTTGGGAATCGCGCAGCACAGAACGACTCTGGCCTTTCTCCATCAGATAAACAG ACCACACCGAGACGTCCCAGTCTTGACAGCAGAGAGGACAGCACACCCCGAAAGCCTCTCGGGAGTCCCAGTCGGGTCACGTCCACACCCGGCCGCAACGGGCTTTCTGAGAACAG GAGTGAGAAGAGGAAGAGGCTGATGAACTCTGATGGTGATCTGACTGAGGACTATCCCAAAGAGAACGACTCTTCCAG CAACAATAAGGCCATCACAGACTCCTCCAGAAAGTTTCTGCTCAGCTGCAAAGAGAAGCTCAAGCAGTCGGAGGAGAACAGAGCGTCTG CTCCACACACTCCTGCTCCTCTCCAGCCAACATCCTTTTATGGGAGCAGAACAGGAAGTAAAGACTACACACAAACCCATTCATTTCTGGACAG GCCCAGCAGTACAGGCCAGTGTCCGTCTGCCAAAAGAAGCCTAATGTTACCCAATCACTCAACTCCCTTTAAAAAGGTACGCCCAACTTTGGACTACGGTGGCTGGAACAAACCAAGACCATCTGCACTGGCCCAGCCTCAACCTCCACTGCAAGG ATTCTCTAATCTTGGGAACACGTGTTATATGAATGCCATACTGCAGTCACTCTTCAGCCTGCCCTCGTTCTCAAACGACCTGTTGAAGCAGGGCATCCAGTGGAAGAGGGTCCCCGTCAACGCCCTTCTGAA GCGTTTTGCTCATCTGCTGGCTAAGAAAGACGTTTCTCCTCCAGAAGTGAAGAAAGATCTTCTGCGGCGAGTGAAGAACGCCATTTCCTCAACAGCTGAGCGTTTCTCTGGTTACATGCAGAAT GATGCCCATGAGTTCCTGAGTCAGTGTCTGGACCAGCTGAAGGAGGATGTGGAGAAGATCAACAAAAGCTGGAAGAACGAGCCCTCGGCCTGGGACGAGCCACAGAGTGCGCGGTTAGCTGAGGAAGTGGACACCTCACGCATCTACACCTGCCCTGTAACCGTCAACATGGAGTTTGAAGTGCAGCACACCATAACATGTAAAAG CTGTGGAGAGGTGGTGACGAAGCGTGAGCAGTTCAATGATCTGTCCATCGACCTTCCTCGCAGGAAGAAAACACTCCCTATGAGATCCATACAGGATTCTCTGGACCTCTTTTTCAGG ATGGAAGAGATTGAGTATTCCTGTGAAaaatgcagtggaaaagcagcaACCGTCTCTCACAAATTTAGCCGGCTTCCCAG GGTGCTCATTCTTCACCTCAAACGCTACAGCTACAACACTCAGCTGTCTTTAAACAGCAAGCTGGGCCAACAAGTCCTGATCCCCAAGTATCTGACGCTGCTGTCCCACTGCACAGAGGTCACGCGCCCCCCTCTCAGCCTCGGCTGGAGCGCACAGACGGCCCT CTCCAGGACTCTGAAGACGTCGCAGTCCGTCAACTCTTCGACACTACG GAAAGGTTCTCAAAAGCCAGAGAGCTCGGGCAGTGTGTTGTGCGACTCTGATAGCGAGGAGGAGCTCGTCAGAAAAGTTGCTCGCAGACATCATTCAGAAGATGACAGGACAGAAGAG GTGCAGCACAATGAACACTCCGAGTTTAACGCCATCAATGATGATGAGATGCTGGCAGCTGTGCTGGAGATGAGTCGACACGACACCAGTCTGTCCGGATGCCCTGATGACGAGCCGACCAGCAGCCCTGACACGGGGTTCGGAGATGCTGACGGACAGGACCTGACTCATCATTTGGACCTGCTGGATGGAGATAAACAGCCTGCAG ATGCTCTGGAGTCTTTAGATCTGACCATGGATGAGAACAAGGAGAACCAGACGCCTGAAGGAGTGCAGGGAGAGCTGGACTGGGTGCAGCAGTACAGTCTAGAGCAGGAGCGAGAGGAGCAGGAGCTGCAGCAGGCCCTCGCACAGAGCCTGCAGGAACAC GAGGCGAGAGAGATGCGAGAAGATGATGATCTGAAGAGAGCCACCGAGCTCAGCCTGCAAG AGTTCAATAACTCTCTGCCCGAGCTGCTGTGCTCTGATGACGACTCTGGCAATGAAGATGGTCTGGATATGGAGTACAGTGAGGCTGAAGCTGAAGAGCTCAAGAAGAACGCTGAG ACTGGAGAGCTTCCCAACTCTTTCAGACTCATCAGTGTGGTCAGTCACATCGGCAGCAGCTCTTCATCGG GGCATTACATAAGTGATGTGTACGACATGAAGAAACAGTCGTGGCTCACGTACAACGATCTGGACGTCTCGCGCACACAGGAGTCCACCGTTCAGAGGGATCGTGACCGGAGCGGATACATCTTTTTCTACATGCACAA agACGTGTTTGAGGAGCTGTCCGAGCTGGAGAAGGCAGGAGGGAACGGTGAGGCCGGACGCACGGTGCTGCAGCCGCTATAA
- the insig2 gene encoding insulin-induced gene 2 protein, with amino-acid sequence MAEISALNGGAPMPRGPYISMITNRTMNLLIRAAMLFMVGVFLALVLNLLQVQRNVTLFPPDVISSIFSSAWWVPPCCGTAAALIGLLYPCMDRRLGEPHKLKREWSNVMRCVAVFVGINHASAKVDFANNVQLSLTLAALSVGLWWSFDRSRSGFGLGVVIATLATLATQLLVYNGVFQYTSPDFLYIRSWLPCIFFAGVITVGNIGRQLALYEYKVSQEKSHQD; translated from the exons ATGGCGGAGATTTCGGCACTGAACGGCGGTGCTCCGATGCCCCGCGGGCCCTACATCAGCATGATCACCAATCGGACGATGAACTTGCTGATCCGCGCCGCCATGCTGTTCATGGTGGGCGTGTTTCTAGCGCTGGTGCTGAACCTGCTGCAGGTGCAGCGTAACGTCACGCTCTTCCCTCCTGACGTCATCAGCAGCATCTTCTCGTCTGCCTGGTGGGTTCCTCCCTGCTGTGGGACGGCCGCAG CGCTGATAGGTTTGCTGTACCCCTGTATGGACCGGCGTCTCGGGGAGCCCCATAAGCTCAAGAGGGAGTGGTCTAATGTCATGCGCTGTGTGGCCGTCTTTGTGGGCATAAACCACGCCAGTGCT AAGGTGGACTTCGCGAATAATGTGCAGCTGTCATTGACGCTGGCTGCCCTGTCGGTCGGCCTGTGGTGGTCGTTTGATCGCTCACGCAGTGGGTTTGGGCTTGGTGTCGTCATCGCAACACTAGCCACACTCGCCACTCAGCTGCTGGTTTACAACGGAGTCTTTCA ATACACCTCCCCTGACTTCCTGTACATTCGGTCCTGGCTGCCGTGTATCTTCTTCGCGGGAGTGATAACCGTGGGGAACATCGGACGACAGCTCGCTCTG TACGAGTACAAAGTCAGTCAGGAAAAGAGCCATCAGGATTAA